The DNA region GCGAGGCGGGCGGCGACGCCGTGGTCTGTGCCGACGCCGCTGCGGCGGCCGCGGCCCTGGCCGCCGCGGCGCGGCCCGGCGACCGCATCCTGTTCAAGGGATCCCGTTCCGCCGCCGTCGAGCGCGCGCTCGACGCATTCCTGGCGCACCTCGGCGGCGCCGCGCCCGACAGGGAGACACGCTGATGTTCTACCTCCTGCTCTACCCGCTGCGCGAACACTGGTCGGCGCTGAACGTCTTCCAGTACATCACGTTCCGCGCCGCCTACGCCACGATCACCGCCCTGCTGATCTGCTTCGTGTTCGGCGGCTGGCTGATCGGCCGGCTCCAGGCCCTGCAGATCGGCGAGACGATCCGCAGCGACGGGCCCGCGCGGCACGCCGCCAAGGCGGGCACCCCGACGATGGGCGGCGTGCTGGTGATCGCGGCGATCGTGCTGCCCACCTTGCTGTGGGCGGACCTGGGCAACCGCTACGTGCAGCTCTGCCTGTTGGCCACGGTCTGGATGGGGACGCTCGGCTTCGTCGACGACTGGCTCAAGGTCGTGCGCAAGCATCCCAAGGGCATGATCGGCCGCGTGAAGATGGCGGGGCAGATCGGCTTCAGCCTGGTGCTGTACGCGCTGCTGAAGAGCGCGGCCGCCGACGACGCCCTGGTCACGCAGCTGGCCGTGCCGCTGCTCAAGGACACCTTCATCGACCTCGGCTGGTTCTACCTGCCGCTGGTGGTGGTCGTGGTGGCGGGCACCAGCAACGCCGTGAACCTGACCGACGGCCTGGACGGGCTGGCGATCGGGCTGAGCGCCTTCACCTTCCTGGGTTTCGCGGCGCTGGCCTACGTCGCGGGCAACGTGATCTTCGCCGACTACCTGAACATCGTCTACCTGCCGGGCGCCGGCGAGCTCGCCGTCTACTGCGGGGCCGTCGTCGGCGCTTCGCTCGGCTTCCTGTGGTTCAACGCCCACCCGGCGCGGGTGTTCATGGGCGACACGGGCAGCCTGGCCCTGGGCGGCGCCTTGGGCACCGTCGCGATCCTGGTCAAGCGCGAGCTGCTGCTGGTGATCATGGGCGGCATGTTCGTGATGGAGGCCCTGAGCGTGATGCTGCAGGTCGCGTCGTACCGCTGGCGCGGCGGCAAGCGGATCTTCCGCATGGCCCCGCTGCACCACCACTTCGAGCTGCTCGGCTGGTCGGAGACGCAGGTCGTGGTCCGCTTCTGGATCATCGGCATCCTGCTGCTGCTGCTGAGCATGAGCACCGTCAAGCTGCAGTAGGAGGACCGGCGTGAACGTGAGGGGCGGGACCTGGCTGGTGATCGGTCTGGCGCGCAGCGGCTGCGCGGCCGGCGCCCTGCTGCGGCGCCACGGCGCGCGCGTCGTGGGCGCCGACGACGCCGACGGGACGGCGCTCGCCGCGCAGTGGCGGCAGCGCGGTCTCGCGGACGAGGCTGCGGCGGCCTTCGACGAAGTGCGCACCGGACCCGGCTGGGAGGCGGCGATGCCGCGCCTCGACGGCGTGGTGCTCAGCCCCGGCGTGACCGTCGAGCGGGCCGCCGCGGCGGCGCCCGGCGTGCCGGTCCTGGGCGAGCTGGAACTCGCTTCGCGCTTCTTCGCCGGGCGCACGGTGGCGATCACCGGCACCAACGGCAAGACGACGACCACCGAGCTGGCGGCGCACCTGCTGCGCGCCGCGGGCCACACGGCGCCGGCCCTGGGCAACGTGGGGCGCCCGCTGAGCCAGGTCGCCGACACGCTGCCCGACAGCGCGGTGGCCGTCGTGGAGGTCAGCAGCTTCCAGCTCGAGACCGTCTCGCGGTTCCGACCCGAGGTCGCCGTCGTGCTGAACCTCGCGCCCGACCATCTGGACCGCTACCCGTCGATCGCCGCGTACTACGCCGCCAAGAAGCGGCTCGTGGACCGGCTGCCCCCCGGGGGGCTGTTCGTCACCGGGACCGGCTGCCTGCCGGCCCTGGACTGGCCCGCGCCGCGTCGCCTGCTGTTCGGCGACCCGGAGGCGGGCGCCGCGTGCTTCGCGCGCGATGGCCGATTGTGGCGGCTGCGCGACGGCGAGCCGCGGGCGGTGCTGGCGCTCGAGGACTTTCCCCTCCACGGCGCACCGAATGTCCTCAACGCCGGCGCCGCCCTCGCCGCCCTCGAACCCTTCGGACTGGACGACGACGTCCTGGCGGACGGCCTGCGGAGCTTCCGCGGTCTGCCGCACCGCCAGCAGGAAGTCGCCCGGGGGGAGGGCCTGGTCTTCGTCGACGATTCCAAGGCGACCAACGTGCACGCGGTGTGCGGCGGCCTGGCCGGCTACGCGGCCGACGTCGTGCTGATCCTGGGCGGCAGCGGCAAGGGGGAGGACTACGCGCCCCTGCGCGGCGCGCTCGGGCCGGTGCGTGCCGCGGTGCTGATCGGCGCCGAGGCGGACCGCATCGAGGCGGCGCTCGCCGGGTCGGTGCCGCTGGTCCGGGCTTCCGGCATGGACGAGGCCGTGGCGACGGCGGCCGGCCTGGCGTCGGGGCGGGGCACGGTCCTGCTGAGCCCGGCGTGCGCGAGCTTCGACATGTTCCGCGACTACCACCACCGCGGCGAGGCGTTCCAGGCCGCGGCGCTCGCCTGGCTGGCCGGCCGGCCGGACGCCGCGGGCTCCCGGGAGGGATCATGAACCGCCGCGTGCGCGAGTTGCTGGCCTGGTTCGAACAGCTCGACGGCTGGCTGATGCTCACGGTGCTCGTGCTGGGGATCTTCGGCGTGGCGATGGTCTACAACGCCGGCTCTTTCAACTCCTCGTCCAGCACCCACTACCTGGTGCACCAGATCATCCGCTTCGGCCTCGGCCTCGGCGCGCTGTGGTTCCTGGCCGGGCTGGACTACCAGACGCTGCGGCGGCCCTGGGTGAACTGGGGGCTGCTGGGTCTCGGCCTGGGCCTGGTGCTGGTCACCGTCGCGTTGCGCAAGACCGGCCTCGTCGACGAGCGCGCCGGCTCCAGCCGCTGGCTGACGTTCCTGCCGGTCCAGCCCGTGGAGATCGTGAAGGTCGCGCTGGTGCTGTTCCTGGCGCAGCAGTGCGCCGGCGGTTTCGAGCGCCTGCGCCGTGACGACCGCCGCTTCTGGACGGCGCTGGCCGTCCCGGCCGTCTCGATGGTCGCGCTGGCCCTGCAGCCGAACTACGGCAACGCCGCGATGATGGGCCTGCTGACGCTGGTCCTGCTGACGCTCAGCGGCCTGCCGGCGCGGATCCTCGTCTGGCTGGGCGCCGCCGCGGTGGGGGTGTCGGCCCTGGGCTTCTTCACGATCGCCAAGATCAACCACCGGCTGGTGCTCTGGTGGCTGGCGATCAAGGACGGCACGATCGACCCCCGCGCGGACGAGAAGCTCTACCAGGTCTACCAGTCGCTGCTGGGGCTGGGGGCGGGCGGCTGGCACGGCACGGGCATCGGGGCCAGCCAGCAGCGGTTCGCCTTCCTGCCGGATTCGCACACGGACTTCATCTTCTCGGTGGTGGGCGAGGAGTTGGGGCTGGTGGGCGGCCTGATCACGCTTTTTCTGTTTGTGCTGCTGGGCTGGCGCGGTTATAACATCGCACGCAACGCCGGCGACGAGTTCGGCTGCCTGGTCGCGGCCGGATTGACCACGATGCTGCTGGCGTACGCGGCCATCAACATCGGCATGGTCACCGCGGTGTTGCCCGTCATGGGGCTGCCGCTACCCTTCATCAGCTACGGCGGCTCCGCGCTGATCACGAACCTGGCGGCGGTGGGCATCCTGCTGAGCATCGACCGCCAGGGGCGCGCCCTGCGCGCCAGGAGGGTGCGGGTGATCGGACGCCCCTGAGGCGGCCCGGCCGGCCCTCGGAGGAGATTCATGGACCCGCGCCGCGACCCGCGCCGAGCCGAGGCGGCCAAACCGGTCAGGGTCGTCCTGGCGGGCGGCGGCACCG from bacterium includes:
- the mraY gene encoding phospho-N-acetylmuramoyl-pentapeptide-transferase encodes the protein MFYLLLYPLREHWSALNVFQYITFRAAYATITALLICFVFGGWLIGRLQALQIGETIRSDGPARHAAKAGTPTMGGVLVIAAIVLPTLLWADLGNRYVQLCLLATVWMGTLGFVDDWLKVVRKHPKGMIGRVKMAGQIGFSLVLYALLKSAAADDALVTQLAVPLLKDTFIDLGWFYLPLVVVVVAGTSNAVNLTDGLDGLAIGLSAFTFLGFAALAYVAGNVIFADYLNIVYLPGAGELAVYCGAVVGASLGFLWFNAHPARVFMGDTGSLALGGALGTVAILVKRELLLVIMGGMFVMEALSVMLQVASYRWRGGKRIFRMAPLHHHFELLGWSETQVVVRFWIIGILLLLLSMSTVKLQ
- the murD gene encoding UDP-N-acetylmuramoyl-L-alanine--D-glutamate ligase; its protein translation is MNVRGGTWLVIGLARSGCAAGALLRRHGARVVGADDADGTALAAQWRQRGLADEAAAAFDEVRTGPGWEAAMPRLDGVVLSPGVTVERAAAAAPGVPVLGELELASRFFAGRTVAITGTNGKTTTTELAAHLLRAAGHTAPALGNVGRPLSQVADTLPDSAVAVVEVSSFQLETVSRFRPEVAVVLNLAPDHLDRYPSIAAYYAAKKRLVDRLPPGGLFVTGTGCLPALDWPAPRRLLFGDPEAGAACFARDGRLWRLRDGEPRAVLALEDFPLHGAPNVLNAGAALAALEPFGLDDDVLADGLRSFRGLPHRQQEVARGEGLVFVDDSKATNVHAVCGGLAGYAADVVLILGGSGKGEDYAPLRGALGPVRAAVLIGAEADRIEAALAGSVPLVRASGMDEAVATAAGLASGRGTVLLSPACASFDMFRDYHHRGEAFQAAALAWLAGRPDAAGSREGS
- a CDS encoding FtsW/RodA/SpoVE family cell cycle protein, yielding MNRRVRELLAWFEQLDGWLMLTVLVLGIFGVAMVYNAGSFNSSSSTHYLVHQIIRFGLGLGALWFLAGLDYQTLRRPWVNWGLLGLGLGLVLVTVALRKTGLVDERAGSSRWLTFLPVQPVEIVKVALVLFLAQQCAGGFERLRRDDRRFWTALAVPAVSMVALALQPNYGNAAMMGLLTLVLLTLSGLPARILVWLGAAAVGVSALGFFTIAKINHRLVLWWLAIKDGTIDPRADEKLYQVYQSLLGLGAGGWHGTGIGASQQRFAFLPDSHTDFIFSVVGEELGLVGGLITLFLFVLLGWRGYNIARNAGDEFGCLVAAGLTTMLLAYAAINIGMVTAVLPVMGLPLPFISYGGSALITNLAAVGILLSIDRQGRALRARRVRVIGRP